A single genomic interval of Rhodopseudomonas palustris harbors:
- the phoB gene encoding phosphate regulon transcriptional regulator PhoB: MAARILVVEDEEALTTLLRYNLESEGYEVETVARGDDADTRMKERIPDLVVLDWMLPGLSGIELCRRLRARPETKQLPIIMLTARGEESERVRGLATGADDYIVKPFSVPELLARVKGLLRRAAPERLATVLAYGDLELDRDKRRVARSGRPIDLGPTEYRLLEFFLEHPGRVFSREQLLDGVWGRDIYIDERTVDVHIGRLRKLLNIGREQDPIRTVRGAGYALDDRFAKVEGSPS; encoded by the coding sequence ATGGCTGCGCGCATTCTGGTAGTTGAAGACGAGGAAGCGCTGACGACGCTGCTGCGATACAATCTGGAATCCGAGGGCTACGAGGTCGAGACGGTGGCCCGCGGCGACGACGCCGACACCCGGATGAAAGAGCGCATTCCCGATCTGGTGGTGTTGGACTGGATGTTGCCGGGCCTGTCCGGCATCGAGCTGTGCCGCCGGCTGCGGGCGCGGCCGGAAACCAAGCAACTGCCGATCATCATGCTGACGGCGCGAGGCGAAGAGAGCGAACGCGTTCGCGGGCTCGCGACCGGTGCCGACGATTACATCGTCAAACCGTTCTCGGTGCCGGAATTGCTGGCGCGGGTGAAGGGCCTGCTCCGCCGCGCGGCGCCGGAGCGGCTCGCCACCGTGCTGGCCTATGGCGATCTCGAGCTCGACCGCGACAAGCGGCGGGTGGCGCGTTCCGGCCGGCCGATCGATCTCGGCCCGACCGAGTATCGCTTGCTCGAGTTCTTCCTGGAGCATCCGGGCCGGGTGTTCAGCCGCGAACAGCTGCTCGACGGCGTCTGGGGGCGCGACATCTATATCGATGAGCGCACCGTCGACGTGCACATCGGCCGCCTGCGTAAGCTGCTCAATATCGGCCGCGAGCAGGATCCGATCCGCACCGTCCGCGGTGCCGGCTACGCTCTCGACGACCGCTTTGCCAAGGTTGAAGGCAGCCCGTCGTAG
- the phoU gene encoding phosphate signaling complex protein PhoU, translating into MGFEHTTKAFDGDLQELTRQVAEMGGLAERQIVDSVDALIRRDIALASRVVAADAEIDQMQRNIEERAVLTIARRQPMAVDLRDIVGAMRVATDLERIGDLSKNIAKRVNAIDSEFHPLKLIRGLEHMTDLVQSQVKAVLDAYTAHDLPAAMVVWNGDEEVDAICTSLFRELLTYMMEDPRNISFCIHLMFCAKNIERIGDHATNIAETVFYMIEGQQIMDKRPKGDMTTFANATPGN; encoded by the coding sequence ATGGGATTCGAACACACCACCAAGGCGTTCGACGGTGACTTGCAGGAGCTGACCCGGCAGGTTGCGGAGATGGGCGGGCTGGCCGAGCGCCAGATCGTCGACTCGGTCGACGCGCTGATCCGGCGCGACATTGCGCTGGCTTCGCGCGTGGTCGCGGCCGACGCCGAGATCGACCAGATGCAGCGTAATATCGAAGAGCGCGCGGTGCTGACCATCGCCCGGCGCCAGCCGATGGCGGTCGACCTGCGCGACATCGTCGGCGCGATGCGCGTCGCCACCGATCTGGAGCGGATCGGCGATCTGTCGAAGAACATCGCCAAGCGCGTCAACGCGATCGACAGCGAATTCCACCCGCTGAAGCTGATCCGTGGCCTTGAACACATGACCGACCTGGTCCAGTCGCAGGTCAAGGCTGTGCTCGACGCCTACACGGCGCACGATCTGCCGGCCGCGATGGTGGTGTGGAACGGCGACGAGGAAGTCGACGCGATCTGCACCTCGCTGTTCCGCGAGCTGCTCACCTACATGATGGAAGATCCGCGCAACATCTCGTTCTGCATCCACCTGATGTTCTGCGCCAAGAATATCGAGCGGATCGGTGATCATGCCACCAACATCGCCGAGACGGTGTTCTACATGATCGAGGGTCAGCAGATCATGGATAAGCGTCCGAAGGGCGACATGACGACGTTCGCCAACGCGACGCCCGGCAACTGA
- the pstB gene encoding phosphate ABC transporter ATP-binding protein PstB — MTEISIATSVPSAMPPIGAQPDGPAKVTVRDLNFYYGQNHALKHINLALATNRVTAFIGPSGCGKSTLLRIFNRMYDLYPGQRAEGQVLLDNANILDPKLDLNLLRARVGMVFQKPTPFPMTIYENIAFGVRLYEKISKSEMDGRVEKALRGAALWNEVKDKLNASGLSLSGGQQQRLCIARTIAVRPEVILFDEPCSALDPISTAKIEELIDELKEQYTIAIVTHNMQQAARVSESTAFMYLGELIEFGPTNKIFTSPSDRRTQDYITGRFG, encoded by the coding sequence ATGACTGAGATCTCGATCGCCACCAGCGTTCCGTCCGCGATGCCGCCGATCGGCGCCCAGCCGGACGGCCCAGCCAAGGTGACCGTACGCGACCTCAATTTCTACTACGGTCAGAACCACGCGCTGAAGCACATCAATCTCGCGCTCGCCACCAACCGGGTCACCGCCTTTATCGGCCCGTCGGGCTGCGGCAAGTCGACCCTGCTGCGCATCTTCAACCGGATGTATGATCTGTATCCGGGTCAGCGCGCCGAAGGGCAGGTGCTGCTCGACAACGCCAACATCCTCGACCCCAAGCTCGACCTCAACCTACTGCGGGCCCGGGTCGGCATGGTGTTCCAGAAGCCGACGCCGTTTCCGATGACGATCTACGAGAACATCGCGTTCGGCGTCCGCCTCTACGAGAAGATCTCCAAGTCGGAGATGGACGGGCGGGTCGAGAAGGCGCTGCGCGGCGCCGCGCTGTGGAACGAGGTCAAGGACAAGCTGAATGCCTCGGGCCTCAGCCTGTCCGGCGGCCAGCAGCAGCGGCTGTGCATCGCCCGCACCATTGCGGTACGGCCCGAAGTGATCCTGTTCGACGAGCCGTGCTCGGCGCTTGACCCGATCTCCACCGCCAAGATCGAGGAGCTGATCGACGAGCTGAAGGAACAGTACACGATCGCGATCGTCACCCATAACATGCAGCAGGCGGCGCGCGTGTCGGAATCGACTGCTTTCATGTATCTCGGCGAGCTGATCGAGTTCGGCCCGACCAACAAGATCTTCACCTCGCCGAGCGATCGGCGCACCCAGGACTACATCACCGGCCGGTTCGGCTGA
- the pstA gene encoding phosphate ABC transporter permease PstA encodes MSPIHLDNPIYKRRHRNDLVIKVLCSAAALFGVTWLALILFTLFWNGLAGLNFEVFTQNTPPPGSTTGGLLNAIVGSIFMTILGVGIGAPLGLFAGTYLAEYGKYDKLTSVIRFINDILLSAPSIIIGLFIYGAVVVTMGRFSALAGALALAVIVIPVVVRTTEDMLLLVPSSLREAASALGLPRSLVIRRIAYRAARAGLITGILLATARVAGETAPLLFTALSNQFFSLDLTKTMANLPVTINNFVQSPYAYWKQLAWSGALLITLTVLALNIGARIIGAERTTK; translated from the coding sequence ATGTCGCCGATCCATCTCGACAATCCGATCTACAAGCGGCGTCATCGCAACGATCTGGTGATCAAGGTCTTGTGCTCGGCGGCGGCGCTGTTCGGCGTCACCTGGCTGGCGCTGATCCTGTTCACGCTGTTCTGGAACGGCCTTGCCGGCCTCAACTTCGAAGTGTTCACCCAGAACACGCCGCCGCCCGGCTCGACCACCGGCGGTCTGCTCAATGCCATCGTCGGCTCGATCTTCATGACGATCCTCGGCGTCGGCATCGGCGCGCCGCTCGGGCTGTTCGCCGGCACATACCTCGCCGAGTACGGCAAGTACGACAAGCTGACCTCGGTGATCCGTTTCATCAACGACATCCTGCTCAGCGCGCCGTCGATCATCATCGGCCTGTTCATCTATGGCGCGGTGGTGGTGACGATGGGCCGGTTCTCGGCGCTTGCCGGCGCGCTGGCGCTGGCGGTGATCGTGATCCCGGTGGTGGTGCGCACCACCGAGGACATGCTGCTGCTGGTGCCGAGCTCGCTGCGTGAAGCCGCCTCGGCGCTCGGCCTGCCGCGCTCGCTGGTGATCCGGCGCATCGCCTACCGGGCGGCTCGCGCCGGCCTGATCACCGGCATCCTGCTGGCGACCGCCCGCGTCGCCGGCGAGACCGCGCCGCTGCTGTTCACCGCGCTGAGCAACCAGTTCTTCAGCCTGGATCTGACCAAGACGATGGCCAACCTCCCGGTGACCATCAACAACTTCGTCCAGAGCCCATACGCCTACTGGAAGCAGCTCGCCTGGAGCGGCGCGCTGTTGATCACCCTGACCGTGCTTGCCCTGAACATTGGCGCGCGCATCATCGGCGCCGAGAGGACCACGAAATGA
- the pstC gene encoding phosphate ABC transporter permease subunit PstC has translation MADMAVDTTGLQAAAGPYDRAKALSAFKLGDKTFYWTTRACAISVLLILGGIIISLIVGAWPAIREFGFSFLTTSRWAPANDPPILGALGPIYGTLVTSLIAMMIAIPVGLGIAIFLTELCPTWLRRPIGLAIELLAGIPSIIYGMWGFFVLGPFLAYHFQPAMIALFEGVPVLGDIFAGPPSYLSLFNASLILAIMVLPFITAISVDVFKTVPPVLKEAAYGVGCTTWEVVRSVVIPYTRVGVIGGVMLALGRALGETMAVTFIIGNSFRITGSIFSPGTTISAAIASEFAESDGLHQSGLILLGLLLFILTFLVLAAARLLLLRLELKAGK, from the coding sequence GTGGCGGACATGGCGGTTGATACGACCGGGTTGCAAGCGGCTGCCGGACCTTACGATCGGGCCAAGGCCCTGAGCGCCTTCAAGCTCGGCGATAAGACCTTCTACTGGACGACGCGCGCCTGCGCGATTTCGGTGCTGCTGATCCTCGGCGGCATCATCATCTCGCTGATCGTCGGCGCCTGGCCTGCGATCCGCGAGTTCGGCTTCTCGTTTCTCACCACCTCGCGCTGGGCGCCGGCCAACGATCCGCCGATCCTCGGCGCGCTCGGTCCGATCTACGGCACGCTGGTGACGTCGCTGATCGCGATGATGATCGCGATCCCGGTCGGCCTCGGCATCGCGATCTTCCTCACCGAACTGTGCCCGACGTGGCTGCGCCGTCCGATCGGCCTCGCCATCGAGCTGCTCGCCGGCATCCCGTCGATCATCTACGGCATGTGGGGCTTCTTCGTGCTCGGCCCGTTCCTGGCCTATCACTTCCAGCCGGCGATGATCGCGCTGTTCGAAGGTGTGCCGGTGCTGGGCGATATCTTTGCCGGGCCGCCGTCCTACCTCAGCCTGTTCAACGCCTCGCTGATCCTCGCCATCATGGTGCTGCCGTTCATCACCGCGATCTCGGTCGACGTGTTCAAGACCGTGCCGCCTGTGCTGAAGGAAGCCGCCTACGGCGTCGGTTGCACCACCTGGGAAGTCGTCCGCAGCGTGGTGATCCCCTATACCCGTGTCGGCGTGATCGGCGGCGTGATGCTGGCGCTCGGCCGCGCGCTCGGCGAGACGATGGCGGTCACCTTCATCATCGGCAACTCGTTCCGGATCACCGGCTCGATCTTCTCGCCCGGCACCACGATCTCGGCGGCGATCGCCTCCGAATTCGCCGAGAGCGACGGCCTGCATCAGTCCGGCCTGATCCTGCTCGGCCTGTTGCTGTTCATTCTGACCTTCCTGGTGCTGGCGGCCGCCCGGCTGCTGCTGCTGCGGCTCGAACTCAAGGCGGGCAAGTAA
- the pstS gene encoding phosphate ABC transporter substrate-binding protein PstS, with product MNFIKAIVAAGMVAASTSAFAADITGAGATFPYPVYSKWADTYKKDTGNGLNYQSIGSGAGIKQIIAKTVTFGATDAPLKPEQLEKEGLVQWPMVMGAIVPVVNLEGVKPGEMVLDGETLANIYIGKITKWDDPAIKKLNPKVSLPSDAITVVRRSDGSGTTFNFTDYLSKVSADWKTKVGSGTAVEWPVGVGAKGNEGVAGNVGQTKNSIGYVEYAYAKQNKLTYTGLVNSAGKTVQPTIAAFQAAAANADWAKAPGYYLILTNQPGEASWPITAATFILMHKEPVDKAASSEAVKFFKWAFEKGGKAAEELDYIPMPEPVVKLIEKTWAADIKS from the coding sequence ATGAATTTCATCAAGGCAATCGTCGCGGCAGGTATGGTTGCGGCGTCGACCTCGGCCTTCGCCGCCGACATCACGGGCGCTGGCGCCACCTTCCCGTACCCGGTCTACTCGAAGTGGGCGGACACCTATAAGAAGGACACCGGCAACGGTCTGAACTACCAGTCGATCGGTTCGGGCGCCGGCATCAAGCAGATCATTGCCAAGACCGTGACGTTCGGCGCAACCGACGCGCCGTTGAAGCCGGAGCAGCTCGAGAAGGAAGGCCTGGTGCAGTGGCCGATGGTGATGGGCGCCATCGTGCCGGTCGTGAACCTCGAAGGCGTGAAGCCGGGCGAGATGGTGCTCGACGGTGAGACCCTGGCCAACATCTACATCGGCAAGATCACCAAGTGGGACGACCCGGCGATCAAGAAGCTGAACCCGAAGGTCAGCCTGCCGAGCGACGCGATCACCGTGGTTCGTCGCTCCGACGGTTCGGGCACCACCTTCAACTTCACCGACTACCTGTCCAAGGTCAGCGCTGACTGGAAGACCAAGGTTGGTTCGGGCACCGCGGTCGAGTGGCCGGTCGGCGTCGGCGCCAAGGGCAACGAAGGCGTTGCCGGCAACGTCGGTCAGACCAAGAATTCGATCGGCTACGTCGAATACGCCTACGCCAAGCAGAACAAGCTGACCTACACCGGCCTGGTGAACAGCGCTGGCAAGACCGTTCAGCCGACGATTGCGGCGTTCCAGGCTGCCGCGGCGAATGCCGATTGGGCCAAGGCTCCGGGCTACTACCTGATCCTGACCAACCAGCCGGGCGAAGCCTCGTGGCCGATCACCGCCGCGACCTTCATCCTGATGCACAAGGAGCCGGTCGACAAGGCGGCTTCCAGCGAAGCCGTGAAGTTCTTCAAGTGGGCGTTCGAGAAGGGCGGCAAGGCTGCCGAAGAGCTCGACTACATCCCGATGCCGGAACCGGTCGTCAAGCTGATCGAGAAGACCTGGGCCGCGGACATCAAGAGCTGA
- a CDS encoding ATP-binding protein, which produces MTTAPAPDEQARPVRELVLAAPPSSTSLLTHWSDRLRHAAIILIAAALALSALVLFAQLAIGPAIAAFACLVAAALVPWRLHDGSNALDDALGVSPVEMPVVRAIVGGMPDPAVLLDRAGRVIHLNAAAAQLAPALRVRELAQFALRSPEIVTALREAIATSEPRRVTYLDHGSIERWLELIIAPVQVPTAFGGTDQCMLMTFHDLTPLRRVEEMRADFVANASHELRTPLAALSGFIDTLQGQARDDPKARERFLGIMHAQATRMARLIDDLLSLSRVELSAHVRPDAMIDLKPLIKQVTDGLEPLAKERQVVIELELPEDAATIAGDREELLRLFENLIENALKYGASGGRVVVSVVAAVSGDGVPEYRALVRDFGPGIAPEHLPRLTERFYRVDVGDSRSQGGTGLGLSLVKHIVNRHRGRLLIESVLKKGATFTVCFPQGKPQV; this is translated from the coding sequence ATGACCACCGCACCCGCGCCCGACGAGCAAGCCCGCCCGGTCCGCGAACTTGTGCTCGCTGCCCCGCCGTCCTCGACATCGCTGCTGACGCATTGGTCCGACCGGCTTCGTCACGCCGCAATCATCCTGATCGCCGCCGCGCTTGCGCTCTCCGCCTTGGTTCTCTTCGCCCAGTTGGCGATTGGGCCGGCGATCGCGGCTTTCGCCTGTCTGGTCGCAGCCGCGCTGGTGCCGTGGCGCCTGCATGACGGTTCCAACGCGCTCGACGACGCGCTCGGTGTCAGCCCGGTGGAAATGCCGGTGGTGCGTGCCATCGTCGGCGGCATGCCCGATCCGGCGGTGCTGCTCGATCGTGCCGGCCGCGTCATTCACCTCAATGCCGCTGCCGCACAGCTCGCTCCGGCTCTGCGGGTTCGGGAACTGGCGCAGTTCGCGCTGCGCAGCCCCGAGATCGTCACCGCGCTGCGCGAGGCGATCGCGACCTCAGAGCCGCGCCGCGTCACCTATCTCGACCACGGTTCGATCGAGCGCTGGCTCGAACTGATCATCGCGCCGGTGCAGGTGCCGACCGCGTTCGGCGGCACCGATCAGTGCATGCTGATGACGTTCCACGACCTGACACCGCTGCGCCGGGTCGAGGAGATGCGGGCCGATTTCGTCGCTAACGCCAGCCACGAACTTCGCACGCCGCTCGCGGCCTTGTCCGGCTTTATCGATACGCTGCAGGGCCAGGCCCGCGATGATCCGAAGGCGCGCGAGCGTTTCCTCGGCATCATGCACGCCCAGGCGACCCGGATGGCGCGGCTGATCGACGACCTGCTGTCGTTGTCGCGGGTCGAGCTCAGCGCGCATGTTCGTCCCGATGCGATGATCGACCTGAAGCCGCTGATCAAGCAGGTCACCGACGGCCTCGAGCCGCTGGCCAAGGAACGCCAGGTGGTGATCGAGCTGGAGCTGCCGGAGGATGCCGCGACCATCGCCGGCGACCGCGAAGAGCTGCTGCGGCTGTTCGAAAACCTGATCGAGAACGCGCTGAAATATGGCGCCTCCGGCGGCCGCGTCGTGGTCTCGGTGGTGGCTGCGGTGTCGGGCGACGGGGTGCCGGAATATCGCGCGCTGGTGCGCGATTTCGGCCCTGGCATCGCGCCCGAGCATTTGCCCCGACTGACCGAGCGGTTCTACCGGGTGGACGTTGGCGACAGCCGCTCTCAAGGTGGTACCGGGTTAGGATTATCGCTGGTGAAACATATTGTTAACCGTCATCGCGGCCGTCTTTTGATCGAAAGCGTGCTGAAAAAGGGCGCGACTTTCACCGTCTGCTTCCCTCAGGGAAAGCCCCAGGTCTGA
- a CDS encoding lysylphosphatidylglycerol synthase domain-containing protein, whose protein sequence is MRIAIRRTIEVLREKQILHKLGVAVSIAVIAAACYVLYHILRGIDHDRVLDAMGQTEPTSIALAALFVAAGYFTLTFYDLFAVHAIGRDDVPYRVNALAAFTSYSIGHNVGASALTGGAVRYRIYSAWGLDAIDVAKVCFLAGLTFWLGNAAVLGLGVAYHPEAASAVDLLPPAVNRVLALLILAGLMVYVAWVSFKPRCVGRGSWTVTLPGGKLTLLQIAIGIVDLGFCALAMYVLTPDEPNVGFVVVAVIFVSATLLGFASHSPGGLGVFDAAMLVGLWQMDKEELLAGMLLFRLLYYIVPFVISVLVLAVREIVLGARLKRVPPLAEALKPKPVRGDPSPG, encoded by the coding sequence ATGCGGATCGCAATACGCAGAACGATCGAAGTTCTGCGCGAGAAGCAAATCCTGCACAAACTCGGTGTTGCGGTCAGCATCGCGGTCATCGCGGCCGCTTGCTACGTTCTGTACCACATCCTGCGCGGCATCGACCACGATCGCGTGCTCGACGCGATGGGCCAGACCGAGCCGACCTCGATTGCGCTCGCCGCATTATTCGTCGCCGCCGGCTATTTCACCCTGACGTTCTACGATCTGTTCGCCGTTCATGCGATCGGTCGCGACGACGTGCCTTATCGGGTCAACGCACTCGCCGCCTTCACCAGCTATTCCATCGGCCACAATGTCGGCGCCAGCGCGCTGACCGGCGGCGCGGTGCGCTACCGGATCTACTCGGCCTGGGGACTGGACGCGATCGACGTCGCCAAGGTCTGCTTCCTGGCCGGCCTGACGTTCTGGCTCGGCAACGCGGCGGTGCTCGGGCTGGGCGTCGCTTATCATCCCGAGGCGGCGTCCGCGGTCGACCTGTTGCCGCCGGCGGTCAACCGCGTGCTGGCGCTGCTGATCCTCGCCGGCCTGATGGTCTATGTCGCGTGGGTGTCGTTCAAGCCGCGCTGCGTCGGGCGCGGCAGTTGGACGGTAACGCTGCCCGGCGGCAAGCTGACGCTGCTTCAGATCGCGATCGGCATCGTCGATCTCGGCTTCTGCGCGCTCGCGATGTACGTGCTGACACCCGACGAGCCCAATGTCGGATTCGTCGTGGTTGCGGTGATCTTCGTGTCGGCGACGCTGCTCGGCTTCGCCAGCCATTCGCCCGGCGGGCTCGGCGTGTTCGACGCCGCGATGCTGGTCGGGCTGTGGCAGATGGACAAGGAAGAGCTGCTTGCCGGCATGCTGCTGTTCCGCCTGCTGTACTACATCGTGCCGTTCGTGATATCGGTCCTCGTGCTTGCGGTCCGGGAGATCGTGCTCGGTGCGCGGCTGAAGCGGGTTCCTCCGCTGGCCGAAGCGCTGAAGCCGAAACCGGTGCGCGGAGATCCCTCACCAGGTTGA
- a CDS encoding OmpA family protein: MRGLYSSSGKWWPGAIPLVILWAIAAWATMPAVEADLGARATAVLKDTVLDKTKITAAGRDITLTAEAFSEEGRRAAVSAVEAVPGLRLVNDRTKLVPEASPYVWSIERDVVRVTLTGSAPLPASRTRLADGARAAVNGTEVVDRMALARGAPQRFDAAAMLLIDQIAKLKQGKITLTGTQVALKGMAKDLGGRESIAAALRTLPDGYTVGENDIEAPPYVFRAYKDPVAGQVTLDGYVPDNNVHAALAAATGRKFFNEKVVDNLKASVGAPKGFLEAATPALGALSRLSTGTLVLSDREVHLSGDALYEVAANQIRGGLNKELPQGWTVKADLSVKPAAAPVDASVCQQLFNGLLAKATIQFESASASIDKDSAALLDRLIETAMRCPNAKIEVAGHTDSDGDPAFNQSLSEKRAREVVDYMVRAGLSPERLQAFGYGSKIPVAGNDTDAGKAKNRRIDFVVR, translated from the coding sequence ATGCGCGGACTTTACAGCTCCAGCGGTAAATGGTGGCCCGGCGCCATTCCGTTGGTTATCCTCTGGGCTATCGCCGCTTGGGCGACGATGCCGGCCGTGGAAGCCGATCTTGGCGCTCGCGCCACGGCCGTGCTCAAGGACACCGTCCTCGACAAAACGAAGATCACCGCAGCGGGCCGCGACATCACGCTGACCGCCGAGGCGTTCTCCGAAGAAGGGCGCCGCGCCGCGGTGTCCGCGGTCGAGGCTGTGCCGGGCCTCCGTTTGGTGAACGACCGGACCAAGCTGGTACCGGAAGCCTCTCCTTATGTCTGGTCAATTGAGCGCGATGTCGTCCGCGTGACCCTGACCGGCAGCGCGCCTCTGCCGGCGAGCCGCACCCGGCTGGCCGACGGCGCGCGGGCGGCGGTGAACGGCACCGAAGTGGTCGACCGGATGGCGCTGGCGCGCGGCGCGCCGCAACGGTTCGACGCCGCCGCGATGCTGCTGATCGACCAGATCGCCAAGTTGAAGCAGGGCAAGATCACCCTCACCGGCACCCAGGTTGCCCTGAAGGGCATGGCCAAGGATCTCGGCGGCCGTGAATCGATCGCCGCAGCGCTGCGCACCCTTCCCGACGGCTACACCGTTGGCGAAAACGATATCGAGGCGCCGCCTTACGTGTTCCGAGCCTACAAGGACCCGGTCGCCGGGCAGGTCACGCTCGACGGATATGTGCCGGACAACAATGTCCATGCGGCGCTGGCCGCAGCCACTGGCCGCAAGTTCTTCAACGAAAAGGTGGTCGACAACCTCAAGGCGAGCGTCGGCGCCCCGAAGGGCTTCCTCGAAGCCGCAACGCCGGCGCTTGGCGCGTTGTCGCGGCTGTCGACCGGCACCCTGGTACTGTCGGACCGAGAGGTTCATCTGTCCGGCGACGCGCTTTACGAGGTCGCCGCCAACCAGATCCGCGGCGGTCTGAACAAGGAGCTGCCGCAAGGCTGGACCGTGAAGGCCGATCTGTCGGTCAAGCCAGCCGCCGCGCCGGTCGACGCCTCGGTGTGCCAGCAATTGTTCAACGGGCTGCTGGCCAAGGCCACCATCCAGTTCGAATCCGCCAGCGCCAGCATCGACAAGGATTCCGCCGCGCTGCTCGATCGGCTGATCGAAACCGCGATGCGCTGCCCGAACGCCAAGATCGAAGTCGCTGGCCACACCGACAGCGACGGTGACCCCGCGTTCAACCAGTCGTTGTCGGAAAAGCGTGCCCGCGAGGTGGTCGACTATATGGTGCGGGCCGGCCTGTCGCCGGAGCGTCTCCAGGCATTCGGCTACGGCAGCAAGATCCCCGTCGCCGGCAACGACACCGACGCTGGCAAGGCGAAGAATCGCCGGATCGATTTCGTGGTCAGGTGA
- a CDS encoding polysaccharide deacetylase family protein, whose protein sequence is MKHFRHNIIRAGLEALYYTGAHRVLRPIFSGIGTIFMLHSVRPARDDSFQPNRHLEVTPDFLRATLRHLRELGIDLVPMDELHRRLRARDFSRRFACITLDDGYRDNRDFALPVFEEFGAPFTVFVTSDFAEGTGRLWWVTLERLIAAQSRLDVSIGGQELRLDIATPEAKQAAFDRLHDLLRSLPNGGDLDAAMTALCLRYGVDETAAARELCLPWNELRSFAAHPLVTIGAHGITHCMLRRQTELVAAHELTGSRARIQDELQRPVDHLAYPYGDRASAGPREFAIAQAVGYKTAVTTRPGMMFADCADHLTALPRISLNGHYQDDRLLPVLTSGAATAMWNGFRRVAAA, encoded by the coding sequence ATGAAGCATTTTCGCCACAATATTATCCGCGCCGGGCTCGAAGCTCTTTATTACACCGGCGCGCATCGGGTGCTGCGCCCGATCTTTTCCGGAATCGGCACGATTTTCATGCTGCACAGCGTGCGGCCGGCTCGCGACGATTCGTTTCAGCCCAATCGCCATCTCGAGGTCACGCCGGACTTCCTGCGCGCCACGCTGCGGCATTTGCGGGAGCTTGGGATCGATCTCGTCCCGATGGACGAGTTGCACCGGCGGCTGCGTGCGCGCGACTTCAGCCGGCGCTTCGCCTGCATCACGCTGGATGACGGCTATCGCGACAATCGCGATTTCGCCCTGCCGGTGTTCGAGGAATTCGGTGCACCGTTCACGGTGTTCGTCACCAGCGACTTTGCCGAGGGCACCGGCCGGCTGTGGTGGGTGACGTTGGAGCGGCTGATCGCCGCCCAGAGCCGGCTCGATGTGTCGATCGGGGGCCAGGAGTTGCGCCTCGACATTGCGACGCCCGAAGCCAAGCAGGCGGCATTTGACCGGCTGCACGATCTGCTGCGCAGCCTGCCGAACGGTGGCGATCTCGATGCGGCGATGACGGCGCTGTGCCTGCGGTATGGCGTCGATGAGACTGCCGCCGCGCGCGAATTGTGCCTGCCATGGAATGAACTGCGCAGCTTCGCCGCGCACCCGCTGGTGACGATCGGGGCGCACGGCATCACCCATTGCATGCTGCGCCGGCAGACCGAACTGGTCGCCGCGCACGAACTCACCGGCAGCCGCGCCCGGATCCAGGACGAACTGCAACGACCCGTCGACCATCTCGCCTATCCGTATGGCGACAGGGCTTCGGCAGGCCCGCGCGAATTCGCGATCGCACAGGCGGTCGGCTACAAGACCGCGGTGACGACGCGCCCCGGCATGATGTTCGCCGATTGCGCCGATCACCTCACCGCGCTGCCGCGGATCTCGCTCAACGGTCACTACCAGGACGACAGGCTGTTGCCGGTGCTGACTTCCGGGGCCGCGACCGCGATGTGGAACGGCTTCCGCCGTGTCGCTGCGGCGTGA